In the Entelurus aequoreus isolate RoL-2023_Sb linkage group LG16, RoL_Eaeq_v1.1, whole genome shotgun sequence genome, cccggacaacatagctcctaggatcattgggacacgcaaactcctctaccacggtaaggtggcagctcagagaggagatttgtggacccctccagatgtaaagacacatgttaaaataaaataaacaacaacaaaaaagcaaacattgaaaaatagagcaaaaaggcaTAATGTAATGAGAAATGCTGAAATCTTGATACAAATTACAAATACAgcaattttctttttttattagcctatttcattacaaattacatgatgatgTCACGCTATCACCATATTGAAAGAATATTAAGGACAATATTGCTGGGTTACATATGACTTCACGTCCGCTTTGCTTCGTTGCGGTGTAATGGAAGACAAGATTGAGCCGGGCGAAAATGCTGCTGGTAAGTGTTGTAGGTGTTCAAATCGAtaaattgaaaatatatatatattttttaaagacaaatcttTGAAGTTTTATTATTGTCTGATTTTAGTTTCGTTTTTTTCTCATTGTGCTTCTTGCTGTTTTCTCaatttttgctggtgttttttgTAATGTACCTAGTGCCAATGACAAACGAGTTGTCAAActaggtgcacctgctggatgtggaggttctGGGCTGGTGTAGTGTAGTTACATGTGGTCTGCAGTGGTGagaccggttggatgtactgccaaattctctgaaacgcctgtCGAGACagtttatggtagagaaatgaacattaagTTCACTGGCAACTGCTCTGgtagacattcctgcagtcagcatgtcaACAGCATGCTCCCcttaaaacttgcgacatctgtggcattgtgatgtgtgataaaactgcaaatTTCagtccttttattgtgggcagcctatggcacacctgtgcaatgaccatgctgtttaatcagcatcttgatatgccacacctgtgaggtgggatggattatcatggcaaagaagaagtgctcactaacagagatttagacagatttgtgaacaatatttgagaggaataggtcttttttcagtatatagtaaaagttttagatctttgagttcatcTCATGAAAATTAGGAGCAAAAactaaagtgttgtgtttatatttttgttcattgTAAATTAACAAAATCGCGGACTGTAATATTTGGCTTGCTAGCTTCCTGTTGCAAACGAGCGATGATGACGTTGAACTCGGTGACGGACGTACGGACGAGCGTCGGCCCTATGGCAGCAGACTACTGAAATGTTAGTATGATTACTACCCCAATTACTGGtgtcttttgttttttaacaGGATGTTGATCTTGTTCATTGTCGTATTGGAAAAATTGAAGGACTGGAAGTACTACAGAAAGTTAAAGTAAGTCCTTGGTACACTAACATATCACTAGATGTAAATGTGATGCTCCTTTGCTTAACATTGTTAAGAATTCCAGAAACCAATAAACCatgaccaaaatgtatttaaaaaaagaaggtatTTTTCAGATCGCTTTCTCTGATCGTGTCAATCCTTTCTTTGTCCACGCAGACCCTCTCCTTACGACAGAATCTTATTAAAAAGATAGAAAACCTCGACAGTTTGACCTCGCTGCAGGAGCTTGATTTGTACGACAATCAAATCCGCAAGTTGGAGAACATCAACAAGCTCACAGAGTTGGAGTAAGTCTGCAGAAATGACCCTTACAGCTCTATCGAGGAACCTACAAAGTTGAGCACAATTAATCTCTTGATGCTGACGCATGCAGAGCAATACTGTCACCTAGTGGCTTTTTGTAGATATTACTGAGATTAGTAAAGCGTTGcgatatttacagtatgtgcgtTTCTCCGAGGGCCTGGATCCTTTATGTTGCTGTGAGTTCCATATCTGGTTCGATGGTTATCATCACAAGTTTCCTTTTATCTTTCACTGGTGCCCCTCTATTGTGGcatctcaaaaaaaaaaacgtttgggAATTTAATTCCTATACTCGTTGAGTTTTGAAGATGTTGGTTGAACTTTTAAATTGTACAGCTTTTAGAGGTTCTCCTGCACTGTGTTAGTTTGTTCAGTTGTGTTTTATCATGATGCTGCTTGAATTTACTTTGTACAGTGAGTTGATCTTATTTGAATCCACTGCAGGCAGCTTGACCTGTCCTTCAACCTTTTACGAAAGATGGAAGGTTTGGATCAGCTGACTCAGCTGAAGAAACTTTTTTTGCTTCACAACAAAATCAACGGCATCGCCAATTTGGACCACTTCACATGTCTGGAGATGTTGGAGCTGGGCTCCAATCGTATTCGAGTATGTTCTggttacacgtacacacacacctgAGACATTATAATGACATATTTGTGTTGTTCAAAGGTCATAGAGAACCTGGACTCCCTCACATCTTTGCAAAGCTTATTTCTTGGTACCAATAAGATCAACAAGCTGCAGAACATGGACAGTTTACACAGCCTGACGGTGTTAAGCATTCAGGTACTTGCACAGTTCAACTAATTGCTCGTGAGACCTTGCTAACTTCTTTGCATCCTTTTTAAGAGTAATCGGATTACTAAAATGGAGGGGCTGCACAACCTCGTCAGTTTGCGAGAGCTCTACCTGAGCCACAATGGCATTGAGGTCATCGAGGGTTTGGAGAACAATGTGAGTTTAAAACATGCTTGAAGTGTTCGATGTATTAAACGCCACACTCCCCCTCACCCTGTTTAGAAAAAGCTGACAACTCTGGACATCGCAGCCAACAGAGTGAAGAGGATTGAAAACATCAGTCATCTGACAGAGTTGCAGGAGTTCTGGGTATGGCCCTTTCATTGTGCATCATACTCAATCTCATCCAATTCCTTAAGTGTCGCACAGTAGCGCCCCCCTGAGagttgttttaaaaaataaaaataaaagacatgCCTTTATGCACAAAAATGGCTCTTGAACCAAAGACATAAAGAAAAgaggaaatgggctatcttggtTTGAAGTATCCGACAAACAaaagtagaataatatataactTTACTTTCACTGTTGCAGGATATCAGGATCAGTTAAGCATATCCTAACAATTAGCAGCATTGTAACATTGGAAATAAAAAGTACAATACCAAAAAAATATACCCAAACAATTGGGAACATGTCCTtatattcatgtttgtgtgtgcagTGTGTTTTTGGGGAGGTAATCTTAAAGTGCCACATGGGTGGGTGAGGTAAGGGATGGATTTCACAGCTTGGAGGTCAAAGCTGTTTTTTGAGCCTGTTGTTTCAAAACCAGGGGTGTCCGAACTTTTTCCAACTAGGGCTGCAAAGAGAAAAATATAAGCCACACACATTTTGTACATCCGAGATGCTAATATCTAAAcacccatcaatccatccattaattttctacctGCGTGCACAATGTAGATCCATATACAGtggatccggaaagtattcacagcgcttcatgttttccacattttgttatgttacatccTTATACCAGAATTTATTCAATTTATTTTTGTTCTCTACACTCAATACTAAATAATAGGGAGGTAAGGGTCTCAAATTTCACAGTACAATATTATTGTAGTATAAATCCCCCACAAAAAACACCTTAAAAAAGCcacagtgtgtaaaatgaagtggcaggaatgttaggATAACGTAAACAcaatgtaattgaacacaaacgtaATGCTTAAATGTtctaataatacctgagatttaataatacctgagatttatatagcgcttttctaagtacccaaagtcgctttacatgttaaaaacccatcattcattcacacttggtggtggtaagctactttcgtagccacagctgccctggggtagactgacggaagcgtggctgccaatttgcgcctacggcccctccgaccaccacctatcatgcattcaacattcattcaccggtgtgagcggcaccgggggcaagggtgaagtgtcctgcccaaggacacaacggcatggtaagaggcggggagcgaacctgcgaccctcaggtttctgacacgggcgctctactcactacgccatgccgcccctaatcTTATTTATTACGATAAACATGATtgttttaagtgcaaagaattgtgcagGGACATCCACTGTttctaccatccatccatccattttctaccgcttgtccctttcggggtcgtggggggtgctggagcctacctcaactgcattcgggcggaaggaggggtacaccctggacaagtcgccacctcatcgcagggccaacacagtcgcgtgtctttaaagtgacaatgtaaacatccaatgTAAAACAATAAggttcactttagtgtctttcaacttttatttTCTTAGAAGCCGTGTCCTCCTcagtggacatgtttatatcaATTTGGAAtatgctgtttctcagaaaagttaacagtcaatttaacttttattaatgTTAATACCCTAACAAACTGATGTTTGGAtttcgctggcttcaaatatctttTCTGGATGACagttcgcccgaatgcagctggacagtatgaaggttaatttgtgtcttgattacgaaagcttttttgattggaatcagacagtagtgctttcaaatggaggagagaaaaagtcctcctttctgtccaatatcaCATGAAAATGGttgttttttggcatcttatttttccagcttccatactcctttttatacactttacaagaaacacatttgcggcaaactccgtagcttgctagcttgtgcacgccagttctctaagactcttattttgttagcgcaggcaggatgaagcagtgcTTTTATTatgaagataggaactgtgcagtcagtctttagagttttgatggcaggtaattgaaataaaaagtgtttctcgccttcctgtcggtcattttttcctaATAATcctctcacaagaccctcgggtgccgtaaaTGTCagtcaagtgacgaaagtgacgtcttggtgaagattgatgatcgctcatttttaggtctatttttttaatgcctgactgccgatcgactgacacaccctccgccatcgactggtagctcgcgatcgacgtaatgggcacccctggcctAAAAGCTAAAATATACTCACGCATCACATAGCTTGTGTAAGCGATGCCGTCTTGCTCCTCCTCCTGCGTACCCTCTTGCTGAACCTGACGTGCACCTCCCAAAAAATT is a window encoding:
- the ppp1r7 gene encoding protein phosphatase 1 regulatory subunit 7 isoform X2, producing MMTLNSVTDDVDLVHCRIGKIEGLEVLQKVKTLSLRQNLIKKIENLDSLTSLQELDLYDNQIRKLENINKLTELEQLDLSFNLLRKMEGLDQLTQLKKLFLLHNKINGIANLDHFTCLEMLELGSNRIRVIENLDSLTSLQSLFLGTNKINKLQNMDSLHSLTVLSIQSNRITKMEGLHNLVSLRELYLSHNGIEVIEGLENNKKLTTLDIAANRVKRIENISHLTELQEFWMNDNQIDNWSDLDELKNAKSLETVYLERNPLQKDPQYRRKIMLALPSVRQIDATFIRF
- the ppp1r7 gene encoding protein phosphatase 1 regulatory subunit 7 isoform X1 produces the protein MASLSVVEPQEMEVDRKGESEESGDDETRRKSINGDMDPNQPAASNKEESPVDMDTITLDPEEEDVDLVHCRIGKIEGLEVLQKVKTLSLRQNLIKKIENLDSLTSLQELDLYDNQIRKLENINKLTELEQLDLSFNLLRKMEGLDQLTQLKKLFLLHNKINGIANLDHFTCLEMLELGSNRIRVIENLDSLTSLQSLFLGTNKINKLQNMDSLHSLTVLSIQSNRITKMEGLHNLVSLRELYLSHNGIEVIEGLENNKKLTTLDIAANRVKRIENISHLTELQEFWMNDNQIDNWSDLDELKNAKSLETVYLERNPLQKDPQYRRKIMLALPSVRQIDATFIRF